Proteins from a genomic interval of Pseudomonas sp. RC10:
- a CDS encoding transglycosylase domain-containing protein has protein sequence MGALWHSDAKKAAVTADSQGNVPEPTRPSHWRHVWRVLLLLVLAGLVILGFAVASEVRSSRLQAREFTRLAHDLKYTVEPGASDAILYPGDGPFDKRLGYSSLGEFLPKLLKRDYRITEQSQFSPDLLAYAKRGFFVPYEEKSQSGLTIADCRGDALYQFTYPQQLYPTFASIPPVVVNSLLFIENRDLLDPRQPLANPAVDWPRFLKAAVSQVAKMVGLPGQSAGGSTLATQLEKYRHSPDGLTQSGGEKIRQMVSASVRAYQPGSETLEARQRVVRDYLNSVPLSAVPGHGEVHGMAEGLRVWYDADFDRTNTLLASPAKDAKTLAAQGLALREVLSLVIAQRRPSHYLAKGRKELADLTDSHIRLLAQNKVIDQTLADAALNATVTYRDWVQQPTVQPIETNKGITVARTRLSNMLNRPLYDLDRLDLSATSTLQNDLQASVGQYLRDLANPEYAAKLGLLGEHLLTPASTRAVRYSFTLFERDLDGSRVRVQTDSTDQPFDINEGSKLELGSTAKMRVLTTYLQIITELHDKYAGMSNAELKKVPVEEPDRLSRWALDYLMQNPDRDLSKMLAAALDRKYSASPGENFFTGGGMHHFNNFRREDNERNPTLRDALRESINLPFIRLMRDVVRYVTYQGPNNSAVLMKDDSDPRRQEYLADFADREGTSFLLRFWKRYKNKTTQDRLDTFLDGVHPSASRMAAVHRYLLPNASQSAFNAFVRAHTVADKSQPPVTEKRLDELYFAYGPGKFDLPDQGYIARVHPLDLWLVGYLLQNPDAKFKDAVAASRFERQEVYSWLFKSRHKSARDSRIRTMLEIEAFLDIHQRWQKLGYPFDHLVPSLATAIGSSGDRPAALAELIGIIQNDGIRLPVLRIDSLHFAADTPYETLLNNNPELGKRVLPSEVATAMREALSQVVDAGTARRVSGSFKTENGTALAMGGKTGTGDNRIESFGSGGRILASKAINRTATFVFYIGDNHFGTLTAYVPGRAAEAFKFTSALPVQVLKGMAPILNRYLEPGTYTQCKAPPAAQVASAR, from the coding sequence ATGGGCGCTTTGTGGCATTCCGATGCGAAGAAAGCTGCAGTCACGGCTGACAGTCAGGGAAACGTTCCAGAACCAACACGCCCGAGCCACTGGCGTCATGTGTGGCGAGTGCTGTTGCTTCTGGTGCTGGCGGGATTGGTGATCCTGGGATTTGCCGTCGCTTCGGAAGTGCGCAGTTCGAGGCTTCAGGCGCGAGAGTTCACCCGGTTGGCCCACGACCTCAAATACACAGTCGAGCCTGGCGCCAGCGATGCGATTCTCTATCCCGGCGACGGCCCGTTCGACAAACGCCTGGGCTATTCATCGCTGGGCGAATTCCTGCCCAAACTGCTCAAGCGCGATTACCGCATCACGGAACAGTCGCAATTTTCCCCTGATCTGCTCGCCTACGCCAAACGCGGCTTTTTCGTGCCTTACGAAGAAAAAAGCCAATCCGGCCTGACCATCGCCGACTGCCGAGGCGACGCGCTTTATCAGTTCACCTACCCCCAACAGCTGTACCCGACTTTCGCGTCGATCCCACCGGTGGTGGTCAATAGCCTGCTGTTCATCGAAAACCGCGACCTGCTCGACCCTCGGCAGCCCCTCGCCAACCCTGCCGTGGACTGGCCGCGCTTCCTCAAGGCCGCAGTGTCCCAAGTGGCGAAGATGGTCGGATTGCCAGGCCAGTCGGCGGGGGGCAGTACGCTCGCCACGCAACTGGAAAAGTACCGCCACTCGCCGGATGGCCTGACCCAATCGGGCGGCGAAAAGATTCGTCAGATGGTCTCCGCCAGCGTGCGCGCCTATCAGCCAGGTTCGGAAACGCTGGAAGCCCGCCAGCGTGTGGTCCGTGACTACCTCAACAGTGTGCCGCTGTCCGCTGTTCCGGGGCATGGCGAAGTGCATGGCATGGCGGAAGGACTGCGCGTCTGGTACGACGCCGATTTTGACCGCACCAACACACTGCTGGCGTCTCCCGCCAAGGACGCGAAGACCCTCGCAGCGCAGGGCCTGGCCCTGCGTGAAGTGCTGTCTTTGGTGATCGCGCAACGCAGGCCTTCGCATTATCTGGCCAAGGGTCGCAAGGAATTGGCCGACTTGACCGACAGCCATATCCGTCTGCTGGCGCAGAACAAAGTGATCGACCAGACCCTCGCTGACGCTGCGCTGAATGCCACCGTGACCTATCGCGATTGGGTGCAGCAGCCGACCGTGCAGCCCATCGAAACCAACAAGGGCATTACCGTGGCGCGCACGCGTCTTTCCAACATGCTCAACCGTCCGCTGTACGATCTGGATCGCCTCGATCTGTCAGCGACGAGCACCCTGCAAAACGACCTGCAAGCCAGCGTCGGCCAATATTTGCGTGACCTTGCCAACCCGGAATACGCGGCAAAGTTGGGCTTACTCGGTGAGCATCTGCTGACCCCGGCCAGCACGCGAGCCGTGCGCTACAGCTTCACGCTGTTCGAACGTGACCTTGATGGCTCGCGGGTGCGAGTGCAGACCGACAGCACCGATCAGCCGTTCGACATCAACGAAGGCAGCAAGCTGGAGCTGGGGTCAACCGCGAAAATGCGGGTGTTGACGACCTATCTGCAAATCATCACCGAACTGCACGACAAGTACGCGGGCATGAGCAACGCCGAGCTCAAGAAAGTGCCGGTCGAAGAACCTGATCGACTAAGCCGCTGGGCCTTGGATTATCTGATGCAGAATCCGGATCGCGACCTGTCGAAAATGCTCGCCGCCGCGCTTGACCGCAAATACTCGGCCAGCCCCGGCGAGAATTTCTTCACGGGCGGCGGCATGCATCACTTCAATAATTTTCGGCGCGAAGACAACGAGCGCAACCCGACCTTGCGTGATGCGTTGCGGGAGTCGATCAACCTGCCGTTCATTCGACTGATGCGGGACGTGGTGCGCTACGTCACTTATCAAGGGCCGAACAACAGCGCGGTATTGATGAAGGACGACAGCGACCCCCGCCGCCAGGAATACCTGGCAGACTTCGCCGACCGCGAAGGCACGTCTTTTTTGCTGCGGTTCTGGAAACGCTACAAAAACAAAACCACGCAAGACCGCCTCGATACCTTCCTTGACGGCGTGCACCCCTCGGCCAGTCGCATGGCCGCCGTGCACCGCTACCTGCTGCCGAACGCCAGTCAAAGTGCGTTCAACGCCTTCGTTCGCGCGCACACCGTTGCGGATAAATCTCAGCCACCCGTCACCGAGAAACGGCTGGATGAACTGTACTTCGCCTACGGACCGGGCAAGTTCGACCTGCCGGATCAGGGCTATATCGCCCGCGTTCACCCGCTGGATCTGTGGCTTGTGGGCTACCTGCTGCAAAACCCCGACGCGAAGTTCAAGGATGCGGTCGCCGCCAGCCGGTTCGAGCGCCAGGAGGTGTACAGCTGGCTGTTCAAGAGCCGTCACAAAAGTGCCCGCGACAGCCGTATCCGGACGATGCTGGAGATCGAAGCGTTCCTCGACATTCATCAGCGCTGGCAAAAGCTGGGCTACCCCTTCGACCATTTGGTGCCGTCGCTGGCCACCGCGATTGGCAGCTCGGGGGATCGTCCGGCCGCGCTGGCGGAGCTGATCGGCATCATTCAGAACGACGGCATTCGCCTGCCGGTGTTGCGCATCGACAGCCTGCATTTCGCCGCCGACACGCCTTATGAAACCCTTCTCAACAACAACCCGGAACTGGGCAAACGCGTGTTGCCGTCAGAGGTGGCGACGGCCATGCGTGAGGCGTTGTCGCAGGTGGTGGATGCCGGGACTGCACGGCGCGTGTCGGGCAGCTTCAAGACTGAGAATGGCACGGCACTGGCCATGGGCGGCAAGACCGGGACGGGTGACAACCGCATCGAAAGCTTTGGTTCGGGCGGCCGGATTCTGGCGTCGAAGGCGATCAATCGCACGGCCACGTTTGTGTTCTACATCGGCGACAACCACTTCGGCACCTTGACGGCCTATGTGCCGGGACGCGCCGCCGAAGCCTTCAAATTCACCTCCGCCTTGCCGGTGCAGGTGCTCAAGGGTATGGCGCCGATTCTCAACCGCTACCTTGAACCGGGAACGTACACCCAGTGCAAGGCACCGCCTGCGGCGCAGGTGGCGAGCGCACGTTAA
- a CDS encoding TonB-dependent receptor — translation MSRFSKSSLWRLTPLATSLLIASPVYAIELEQQTITANPLGSDQLASPSTVLTGDELTVQQKGSLGETLNKQPGVSSSYFGPGASRPIIRGQDGDRIRLLRNGVGALDASSLSYDHAVPLDPVNVDRIEIVRGPAALLYGGSAIGGVVNTFDNRIPTEAIEGIQGAGELRYGGADTTRSSAGKLEAGNGTFALHLDANAREFNDLKIPGYARTADERARDPEGGDKKHRLGNSDGRQDGGAVGGSYTWDDGYAGLSYSNYDSNYGSPAEQDVRIRMKQDHYAFASEIRNLSGPFSSVKLDAGYTEYKHMEIEDGEVGTTFKNKGYEARVEARHQPIGPLNGVIGAQVTRTEFSALGEEAFVPQTDTDAGALFILEELQATDRLKLSLGGRLEHTTVDPDGKGNERFANADRSSSFTAGSLSSGAVYTLTPIWSLAATLGYTERASTFYELYANGAHVATGTYEVGDAGLSKEKAVSSDLALRFDNGTHKGSVGVFYSHFSNYIGLLGTGRTLNDDGEEDADGIPEYTYSGVRARFAGFEAQDHWKLGESRYGKFALELSGDYTRATNLDTGEALPRIAPLRLNSGLLWELDKWQARIDVEHAASQGRVPDNETGTDGYTTLGASAGYKFNVGGSQWLAFVNGENLTNQTVRYASSILRDIAPAQGRSIEVGLRTTF, via the coding sequence ATGTCCCGCTTCTCCAAATCCTCACTCTGGCGACTGACGCCGTTGGCCACTTCGCTGCTCATTGCCTCCCCGGTGTACGCCATCGAACTGGAACAACAAACCATCACCGCCAATCCGCTAGGCAGCGACCAGTTGGCATCGCCCAGCACCGTATTGACCGGCGATGAGTTAACCGTGCAACAGAAAGGCAGCCTCGGCGAAACCCTGAACAAGCAGCCAGGCGTGTCGTCGTCGTATTTCGGGCCGGGCGCCAGTCGGCCGATCATTCGCGGGCAGGACGGCGACCGGATTCGTCTGCTGCGTAACGGCGTCGGTGCGCTGGACGCGTCATCGCTGTCCTACGACCACGCGGTGCCGTTGGACCCGGTCAACGTTGACCGCATCGAAATCGTGCGCGGCCCGGCTGCCCTGCTCTATGGCGGCAGTGCCATCGGCGGCGTGGTGAACACCTTTGACAATCGCATCCCCACCGAGGCCATCGAAGGCATTCAGGGCGCGGGCGAATTGCGCTACGGCGGCGCCGACACCACGCGCAGCAGCGCGGGCAAGCTGGAAGCGGGCAACGGTACATTCGCCTTGCACCTGGACGCGAACGCGCGCGAGTTCAACGACCTGAAAATCCCCGGCTACGCCCGCACCGCCGATGAACGTGCTCGTGACCCGGAGGGCGGCGACAAGAAGCACCGACTCGGCAACAGCGACGGGCGTCAGGACGGCGGCGCTGTCGGTGGTTCCTACACGTGGGACGACGGTTACGCGGGGCTTTCCTACAGCAATTACGACTCCAACTACGGATCGCCCGCCGAACAAGACGTGCGCATACGCATGAAGCAGGACCACTACGCCTTCGCTTCAGAAATCCGCAACCTGTCGGGACCGTTCAGCTCGGTGAAGCTCGACGCCGGTTACACCGAATACAAGCACATGGAGATCGAGGACGGCGAAGTCGGCACCACGTTCAAGAACAAGGGCTACGAAGCCCGGGTCGAAGCGCGCCATCAGCCGATTGGCCCGCTCAACGGAGTGATAGGTGCCCAAGTAACGCGCACAGAATTCTCGGCGCTGGGCGAAGAAGCTTTCGTACCCCAGACCGATACCGATGCGGGTGCGCTGTTCATTCTCGAAGAGCTGCAAGCCACTGATCGTCTGAAGCTGAGTCTGGGCGGTCGCCTGGAACACACCACTGTTGATCCGGACGGCAAAGGCAACGAACGCTTCGCCAACGCGGATCGCTCCAGCAGCTTCACGGCAGGCAGCCTGTCTTCTGGCGCGGTCTACACCCTGACGCCGATCTGGTCGCTGGCCGCGACCTTGGGCTACACCGAGCGCGCCTCGACGTTCTACGAGCTGTACGCCAACGGCGCCCACGTCGCGACCGGTACTTATGAAGTGGGCGATGCCGGTCTGTCGAAAGAGAAAGCGGTCTCCAGCGACTTGGCGCTGCGCTTCGACAATGGCACGCACAAAGGCAGTGTTGGTGTGTTCTACAGCCACTTCTCCAATTACATCGGCTTGCTGGGAACAGGTCGTACGCTGAACGACGACGGCGAGGAAGATGCCGACGGGATTCCGGAATACACCTACTCCGGCGTGCGGGCGCGCTTTGCAGGATTCGAGGCGCAGGACCACTGGAAACTGGGCGAAAGCCGCTATGGAAAATTCGCGCTGGAGTTGTCGGGCGATTACACCCGCGCCACCAACCTCGACACCGGCGAAGCCCTGCCCCGTATCGCCCCGCTGCGCCTGAACAGCGGCCTGTTGTGGGAGCTGGACAAGTGGCAGGCGCGCATTGATGTCGAACATGCGGCGTCTCAAGGTCGCGTGCCGGACAACGAAACTGGCACCGACGGCTACACCACCCTCGGCGCAAGTGCAGGTTATAAGTTCAACGTCGGCGGCAGTCAGTGGCTGGCGTTCGTCAACGGCGAAAACCTGACCAACCAGACCGTGCGCTACGCCAGCTCGATTCTGCGCGACATCGCACCGGCGCAAGGCCGAAGCATTGAAGTGGGGTTGCGCACGACGTTCTGA
- a CDS encoding siderophore-interacting protein, with amino-acid sequence MNAPQSIHRVTHEIKRRKLQVLRVSDITPRMRRVTLHGPELTGFISLGTDDHVKLLFATTPEEQAALDNFVPGPSASDGPRPAMRDYTPRRYDAETGELDIDFVLHGDGPAATWAAQAEAGQFLYIAGPRGSMIVPDMFDSYLLIGDETALPAIARRLEELASNRRALVVVEIEDEAERQALVSKAQVEVIWLVRGEQDLLEVTRQLTLPEGDLYAWVATESTLSRKVRRVLLDEFKLDEAAVKAAGYWRIAGSEEE; translated from the coding sequence ATGAATGCACCGCAATCGATCCATCGCGTCACCCACGAAATCAAGCGCCGCAAACTCCAAGTGCTGCGCGTCAGCGACATCACCCCCCGCATGCGCCGCGTCACCCTGCATGGCCCGGAACTGACCGGTTTCATCAGCCTCGGCACGGATGATCATGTGAAACTGCTGTTCGCGACGACGCCGGAAGAACAGGCGGCGCTGGACAACTTCGTTCCCGGCCCAAGTGCATCAGACGGCCCGCGACCTGCGATGCGCGATTACACGCCTCGTCGTTACGACGCAGAAACGGGCGAGCTGGACATCGATTTCGTGCTGCACGGCGATGGCCCTGCCGCGACCTGGGCCGCGCAGGCTGAGGCGGGACAGTTTCTGTACATCGCGGGTCCACGGGGTTCGATGATTGTGCCGGACATGTTCGACAGCTATCTGCTGATCGGCGACGAAACCGCCCTGCCCGCCATCGCCCGCCGTCTTGAAGAACTGGCGAGCAATCGTCGAGCGCTGGTGGTGGTCGAGATAGAAGACGAGGCTGAGCGGCAGGCGTTGGTGAGCAAGGCGCAGGTCGAGGTGATTTGGTTGGTACGGGGCGAGCAAGACCTGCTTGAGGTCACGCGCCAACTGACCCTGCCCGAGGGTGATCTATACGCCTGGGTCGCAACGGAATCGACGCTGTCACGCAAGGTTCGCCGGGTGTTGCTCGACGAGTTCAAGCTCGATGAAGCGGCGGTGAAAGCTGCGGGTTACTGGCGTATTGCAGGTTCAGAGGAAGAGTAA
- a CDS encoding OpgC domain-containing protein — MTNGRDHRIDFFRGLALIFIFWDHVPENPFAQLTLRNFGFSDAAEVFVFLAGYAAVLAYGKVAQRDGYVVACIRILRRTWVLYVAHIFLLTLLMGIVFVANNHVDTRDMVREMGLEYFVSNPQQALADELLLRFKPNLTDPLPLYILLMGTLPLVLPIMLRNAAVAVGLSIALYMMVPLFGWNLRAYEGGGYWYFNPVAWQLIFVLGGAFAMYTQRPSPPALQPRPLWRQPLFLIAGVYLLIAGTITFLWKFPAIHDALLPKAFTDLIYPISKTDLSPLRLLHFVALVYVVAKALPSSQAWLNNWPAQQTCRMGRYSLEVFCLGVLLAPLADGVNALAGDVWQMRVITAWVGLGLMLLLSNWLELNKRLGTPKVPQVAGV; from the coding sequence ATGACGAACGGACGCGACCATCGAATCGACTTCTTTCGAGGTCTGGCGCTGATCTTCATTTTTTGGGATCACGTACCGGAAAACCCCTTCGCGCAATTGACCCTGCGCAACTTCGGCTTCAGCGATGCGGCGGAGGTCTTCGTTTTTCTGGCGGGTTACGCCGCTGTGCTGGCCTACGGAAAAGTCGCTCAGCGTGACGGTTACGTGGTCGCGTGCATCCGCATCTTGCGCCGAACGTGGGTGTTGTACGTGGCGCATATCTTTCTGCTGACGCTGCTGATGGGGATCGTCTTCGTCGCCAACAACCATGTCGACACCCGTGACATGGTGCGCGAGATGGGTCTTGAGTATTTCGTCAGCAACCCTCAGCAGGCCTTGGCGGACGAATTGCTGCTGCGCTTCAAACCCAACCTGACCGACCCCTTGCCGCTGTATATCCTGCTGATGGGCACGTTGCCGCTGGTGCTGCCGATCATGCTGCGTAATGCAGCTGTCGCGGTTGGCCTGTCGATTGCCCTGTACATGATGGTGCCGCTGTTCGGGTGGAACTTGCGCGCTTACGAGGGCGGCGGTTACTGGTACTTCAACCCCGTGGCGTGGCAACTGATTTTCGTCCTTGGCGGCGCGTTTGCGATGTACACGCAACGGCCGTCGCCCCCTGCCCTTCAACCACGCCCACTCTGGCGCCAGCCGCTGTTTCTGATCGCAGGGGTTTACCTGCTGATCGCTGGCACCATCACTTTTCTGTGGAAATTTCCCGCGATTCACGACGCCCTGCTGCCCAAGGCCTTTACCGACCTGATCTACCCGATCAGCAAAACCGACCTGTCGCCCCTGCGTTTGCTGCACTTCGTCGCGCTGGTGTACGTCGTGGCGAAAGCGCTGCCGTCCTCACAGGCCTGGCTCAACAACTGGCCCGCCCAACAAACCTGCCGCATGGGCCGCTACTCGCTCGAAGTGTTCTGCCTGGGCGTGCTGCTCGCGCCATTGGCCGACGGGGTCAATGCCTTGGCGGGTGACGTCTGGCAGATGCGCGTGATCACGGCATGGGTCGGTCTGGGCCTGATGTTGCTATTGTCCAATTGGCTCGAACTGAACAAGCGACTCGGCACCCCGAAAGTGCCCCAAGTCGCGGGGGTTTGA
- a CDS encoding PadR family transcriptional regulator: MRDHSHHHPHHHRPHFGEHGDGRDGFEQRTGRERGGRGPRVFAPGDLKLLLLALIADQPCHGYDLIRQIEGLFDGAYSPSPGVIYPTLTFFEESEWVIGDAQGGKKRYRITEAGQQFLVEQAVALDGVKMRIQVSKRSLRGHDRPPEIHEAVHNLRHALQMHHGRWTPEEIIRVSDLLNETAKAVADGPHTASEKSV, translated from the coding sequence ATGAGAGACCACTCACACCACCATCCCCATCATCATCGCCCTCACTTCGGTGAACACGGCGACGGTCGCGATGGATTCGAACAACGCACTGGCCGGGAACGCGGCGGACGCGGCCCTCGGGTGTTTGCCCCGGGCGATCTGAAATTGCTGCTGTTGGCGTTGATTGCCGATCAGCCCTGCCACGGTTACGACCTGATCCGCCAGATCGAAGGCCTGTTCGATGGCGCCTACAGCCCGAGTCCGGGCGTGATTTATCCGACGCTGACCTTTTTCGAAGAAAGCGAATGGGTCATCGGTGACGCCCAAGGCGGCAAGAAGCGCTACCGGATCACCGAAGCCGGCCAGCAGTTTCTGGTCGAGCAGGCGGTTGCCCTCGACGGCGTGAAGATGCGCATCCAGGTCAGCAAACGTTCGCTGCGTGGGCACGACCGTCCGCCAGAAATTCACGAGGCTGTTCACAACCTGCGTCACGCCCTGCAAATGCACCACGGCCGCTGGACCCCGGAAGAAATCATCCGCGTGAGCGACCTGTTGAACGAAACCGCAAAAGCCGTCGCCGATGGCCCCCACACTGCTTCGGAGAAATCCGTATGA
- a CDS encoding Pr6Pr family membrane protein produces MHSSTLHLTPGQRRYATVAALLGWFALAVQLYLILWGRWTDQASLIGGLVKFLSFFTVLTNTLVATALTCAITDRHSSGHRFFRSPVVCAGITTSILLVGIAYNVLLRHLWSPEGWQKLADELLHDVMPLAFLGYWWLYVNKGELRLKHVLMWMLYPTLYFGYLLFRGNMFGDYLYPFLDIGTLGTEPALINAFGVLAGFVGIGLVIWLIDHARSD; encoded by the coding sequence ATGCACAGCTCCACATTGCACCTCACGCCCGGTCAGCGTCGTTACGCGACCGTCGCCGCGCTCCTCGGCTGGTTCGCGCTGGCGGTGCAGCTGTACCTGATTCTCTGGGGGCGATGGACCGATCAGGCGAGTCTGATCGGCGGTTTGGTGAAGTTCTTAAGTTTTTTCACCGTGCTGACGAACACGCTGGTGGCGACCGCCTTGACCTGCGCCATCACGGACCGGCATTCAAGCGGGCACCGGTTTTTCAGATCGCCTGTCGTGTGCGCGGGCATCACCACCAGCATTCTCTTGGTGGGCATCGCCTACAACGTGTTGCTGCGGCATTTGTGGAGCCCGGAAGGCTGGCAGAAGCTTGCCGACGAATTGTTGCACGACGTCATGCCCCTCGCGTTTCTCGGCTATTGGTGGCTGTACGTCAACAAAGGTGAGTTGCGCCTGAAGCATGTGCTGATGTGGATGCTATACCCAACGCTGTACTTTGGTTACCTGCTGTTTCGCGGGAACATGTTCGGTGATTACCTCTACCCGTTTCTGGACATCGGCACGTTGGGGACCGAGCCCGCGTTGATCAATGCGTTCGGTGTATTGGCGGGGTTTGTGGGGATCGGGTTAGTGATTTGGTTGATCGATCACGCAAGGTCAGACTGA
- a CDS encoding carbohydrate porin: MPAHSKRCPRLRPFHHHHALGLAALSLATCAQATPAFDSESPWMLGDWGGKRTEQSQQGYDFKLDTVVEVGSNLHGGYDHDKATRYADQFALGAHMDLQKIFGWHDAEFQVTLTNRNGDNISNDRVGDPRVGTISSSQEVWGRGNITRLTDLWYQQKFLDQKLSVKVGRFNEGEDFNTFPCDFQNLALCGSQVGNWGGGIWYNWPVSQWAMRVKYQLTSELFVQVGAFEQNPSNLENDNAFKLSGSGTQGAVLPVELVWSPKVNDLPGEYRLGYYYSTADSTDVYKDSRGRYAALSGENYASSSSKHGMWLTLRQQVTSQASDNSRGLSLFANGTLHDKKTNMIDNYVALGATYTGPFDARPKDDLGLAVGRIHVNPAYRKNTHLLNQANDISDYNDPAFLPVQDTEYNAELYYGVHVANWLTVRPNLQFIRHPGGVNHVDDALVAGLKIQSSF, translated from the coding sequence ATGCCTGCTCATTCGAAACGTTGCCCCCGTCTTCGCCCCTTTCATCATCACCACGCATTGGGGCTTGCGGCCCTGAGCCTGGCGACGTGCGCTCAGGCGACGCCCGCGTTCGACAGCGAGTCGCCGTGGATGCTGGGGGATTGGGGAGGCAAGCGCACCGAGCAGTCGCAACAGGGTTATGACTTCAAGCTGGACACTGTGGTAGAAGTCGGCTCGAACCTGCACGGCGGCTACGATCACGACAAGGCGACCCGCTACGCCGACCAATTTGCCCTCGGCGCGCACATGGACCTGCAAAAGATCTTCGGCTGGCACGACGCCGAATTCCAGGTCACGCTGACCAACCGCAACGGCGACAACATCAGCAACGACCGCGTCGGCGACCCGCGTGTGGGCACGATCTCGTCGTCCCAGGAAGTCTGGGGCCGAGGCAATATCACGCGCCTCACCGACCTCTGGTATCAGCAGAAATTTCTCGACCAGAAACTGAGCGTCAAAGTCGGCCGTTTCAACGAAGGGGAAGATTTCAACACCTTCCCCTGCGACTTCCAGAACCTGGCGTTGTGCGGCTCGCAGGTCGGTAACTGGGGCGGCGGCATCTGGTACAACTGGCCCGTCAGCCAATGGGCGATGCGGGTCAAATACCAGCTCACCTCCGAACTCTTCGTGCAAGTGGGCGCGTTCGAACAGAACCCGTCGAACCTGGAAAACGACAACGCCTTCAAGCTCAGTGGCAGCGGGACCCAGGGCGCGGTGCTGCCGGTCGAGCTGGTCTGGTCACCGAAGGTCAACGACCTGCCGGGCGAATACCGCCTCGGTTACTACTACAGCACCGCCGACAGCACCGACGTCTACAAAGACAGCCGTGGTCGCTATGCCGCGCTAAGCGGCGAAAACTATGCCTCGTCGTCGAGCAAACACGGCATGTGGCTGACCCTGCGCCAACAAGTGACAAGCCAGGCCAGCGACAACAGCCGTGGTTTGAGCCTGTTCGCCAACGGCACCCTCCATGACAAAAAGACCAACATGATCGACAACTACGTCGCATTGGGCGCCACCTACACCGGCCCGTTCGACGCGCGTCCCAAAGACGACCTCGGTCTGGCGGTCGGCCGCATCCACGTCAACCCGGCGTACCGCAAGAACACCCATCTGCTGAATCAGGCCAACGACATCAGCGACTACAACGACCCGGCCTTCTTGCCTGTGCAAGACACCGAATACAACGCCGAGCTGTATTACGGCGTGCATGTCGCCAACTGGCTGACCGTGCGGCCCAACCTGCAATTCATCCGCCATCCAGGCGGTGTGAATCATGTAGACGACGCGCTGGTGGCCGGTCTGAAGATCCAATCCTCGTTCTGA
- a CDS encoding GtrA family protein — protein sequence MTTLHRITRYCLVGLVNSAVHALIFLACNLLWGMNQTSSNLIGFLAAVSLSFLLNAQFTFDSHRSWRRYWLYGAFMGMVSLSVGALGDGLAWSPLVTLVVFCAVSLVLGYTFARHVVFQDRIL from the coding sequence ATGACGACACTGCATCGAATCACCCGCTATTGCCTGGTAGGGTTAGTTAACAGTGCTGTTCACGCTCTGATCTTTTTGGCGTGCAACCTGCTGTGGGGGATGAACCAGACCAGCAGCAATCTGATCGGATTTCTTGCAGCGGTGTCGCTCTCCTTCTTGCTCAATGCCCAGTTTACTTTCGACAGTCATCGCTCTTGGCGACGTTACTGGCTGTATGGCGCGTTCATGGGGATGGTCAGTCTGAGTGTCGGCGCCCTGGGTGATGGGTTGGCGTGGTCGCCGCTGGTGACGCTCGTCGTGTTCTGCGCCGTGAGCCTGGTGCTGGGGTACACGTTCGCCCGGCATGTCGTGTTTCAGGACCGCATTCTGTGA
- a CDS encoding VF530 family protein — MTTPNDNPLHGVTLEQILNRLVEHYEWSGLAERIDIRCFKSDPSIKSSLTFLRKTPWAREKVESLYVKLARTKRW, encoded by the coding sequence ATGACCACACCCAACGACAATCCGCTGCATGGCGTAACGCTGGAGCAGATCCTCAACCGGCTGGTCGAGCATTACGAATGGTCGGGACTGGCGGAGCGAATTGATATCCGTTGCTTCAAGAGCGATCCGAGCATCAAGTCGAGCCTGACGTTTTTGCGCAAGACACCTTGGGCGCGGGAGAAGGTCGAATCCCTGTACGTGAAACTGGCGCGCACCAAACGTTGGTGA